A DNA window from Parabacteroides johnsonii DSM 18315 contains the following coding sequences:
- a CDS encoding DUF5712 family protein: protein MHIGFAPPSNGTYNNAGSSRQLANYLEHEDLERMEKRIYTEGFFDLTDDNIYKSKVIKDIDSNIGQLLKTDAKFYAIHVSPSEKELRAMGYTEQEQAEAMKRYIREVFIPEYAKNFNKGLSAFDIKFYGKIHFGRNHSDSDLNMHCHLIVSRKDQSNKKKLSPLTNHKNTKKGTVTGGFERVQLFREAEQGFDKLFCYNRQLSESFEYANTMKNSSITEQLELQEQNFTCEKKKEIFQSSEKENMISCNFNIKADDKHSYNQKNSTGDDSLLFIFSFRDENNYDATLAEKLHVQKYKKKQKR from the coding sequence ATGCACATAGGCTTTGCTCCACCATCAAACGGAACGTATAATAATGCAGGAAGTAGCCGACAGCTAGCTAATTACCTTGAACATGAAGATTTAGAACGAATGGAAAAGAGAATCTATACCGAAGGCTTTTTCGATCTGACAGATGATAACATCTATAAATCAAAGGTCATAAAAGATATAGATTCCAATATCGGGCAACTATTGAAAACAGATGCTAAGTTTTATGCTATTCATGTCAGCCCATCAGAAAAAGAACTCCGAGCAATGGGTTATACAGAACAGGAGCAAGCCGAAGCCATGAAACGCTATATCCGTGAAGTGTTTATACCTGAATATGCCAAGAACTTCAACAAAGGGCTATCCGCTTTTGATATAAAATTTTATGGTAAGATTCATTTTGGTCGTAACCATTCAGATAGTGACTTAAATATGCACTGCCATTTGATAGTGAGCCGGAAAGACCAGTCTAATAAAAAGAAGTTATCACCTCTCACCAACCACAAGAACACCAAGAAAGGGACGGTAACAGGCGGTTTTGAACGTGTACAATTGTTCCGAGAAGCAGAACAAGGCTTTGATAAGCTATTCTGCTACAACCGCCAATTATCAGAATCCTTTGAGTATGCTAATACGATGAAAAACAGTTCTATCACAGAACAACTTGAATTACAAGAACAAAACTTTACTTGCGAAAAGAAAAAGGAAATATTCCAATCCAGTGAAAAAGAAAACATGATTTCTTGCAATTTTAATATTAAGGCAGATGATAAACACTCTTACAATCAAAAAAATAGTACTGGTGATGATTCTCTGTTATTTATCTTTTCATTTAGAGATGAAAATAATTACGATGCAACATTGGCTGAGAAATTACACGTACAGAAATACAAAAAGAAGCAGAAGAGATGA
- a CDS encoding helix-turn-helix domain-containing protein encodes MELINKDTPQVKEFISSLDSMLNGIESIVKHYKPHLNGERFLSNNEVSKKLNVSLRTLQEWRDTGLIPFIQIKGKIIYRQSDIDKLLQKHYFESWKE; translated from the coding sequence ATGGAATTAATAAATAAAGATACCCCACAAGTCAAAGAATTTATTTCTTCGCTTGATTCGATGCTGAACGGCATTGAGTCTATAGTCAAGCATTACAAGCCCCACCTGAACGGGGAACGCTTTCTTTCTAATAATGAAGTTTCCAAGAAACTGAATGTCAGTTTGCGAACCCTGCAAGAGTGGAGAGATACAGGTCTAATCCCCTTTATCCAGATAAAAGGTAAAATCATCTACCGTCAGAGTGATATTGATAAACTGCTCCAAAAGCACTACTTTGAAAGTTGGAAAGAGTAA
- a CDS encoding DUF3876 domain-containing protein, translating into MKRTKEDYPSFNLFSIVGTWESVNLNPTIIIYRSDKEYLLSIIYVSETTKQASPATYEIQQDGSQYFIIAGSKRLYVDYDLAKDILNISSLGDYLRN; encoded by the coding sequence ATGAAAAGAACTAAAGAAGATTACCCGTCCTTCAACCTGTTTTCCATTGTCGGCACATGGGAAAGCGTTAATCTGAATCCTACGATAATCATTTATCGGAGCGATAAAGAGTACCTTCTTTCTATTATATATGTATCGGAAACCACTAAACAGGCTTCACCCGCTACTTATGAGATACAGCAAGATGGTAGCCAGTATTTTATTATTGCTGGATCCAAACGGCTCTATGTAGATTATGATCTGGCAAAAGATATACTTAACATTTCATCTTTGGGTGACTATCTGCGTAACTAG
- a CDS encoding RteC domain-containing protein, with protein sequence MSDWDLTEKRIYKLLRHPYQLDKSVVEDMASAYLEFVEELFDYLNRIGDNKIRIRQLNMSYIDFGTLKALEESCPTENSKLKLVFLDKLLSLINMEQELIYRQMEYPKFFINIESEWKSPFYLNNEVIKLVDMMELVCGIFYISNGVIRIDHKEIFLSDVARIFEKMFNINFGDIYKKESAVIKRKPMKITEFLDRLKAVIIQKSKDEGYYHS encoded by the coding sequence ATGTCAGATTGGGATTTAACTGAAAAACGTATATATAAATTGCTAAGACATCCATACCAATTAGATAAGTCTGTTGTTGAAGATATGGCTTCTGCTTATTTGGAATTTGTAGAGGAGCTCTTTGATTACCTGAATAGAATAGGTGACAATAAAATACGAATTAGACAGCTTAATATGAGTTATATTGACTTTGGAACACTTAAAGCGTTGGAAGAATCATGTCCCACAGAAAACAGTAAGTTGAAATTGGTTTTTCTGGATAAGTTGTTATCGTTGATAAATATGGAACAGGAACTAATTTATCGACAGATGGAGTATCCTAAATTTTTTATCAATATTGAATCTGAATGGAAATCACCATTTTATCTAAATAATGAAGTAATAAAACTCGTAGATATGATGGAGCTAGTTTGTGGTATTTTCTATATATCGAATGGTGTTATTCGCATAGATCATAAGGAAATCTTTCTTAGCGATGTAGCTCGTATCTTTGAAAAGATGTTTAATATAAATTTTGGTGATATTTATAAGAAAGAAAGTGCAGTAATCAAACGAAAGCCAATGAAAATAACTGAATTTCTCGATAGGTTGAAAGCTGTCATTATCCAGAAGAGTAAAGATGAAGGTTACTATCATTCATAA
- a CDS encoding helix-turn-helix domain-containing protein, with protein sequence MEVVTIEKRTFSCVCERFTEFAKRIESLCNTHTQKVENWLDSQEVCLLLGFSKRTLQYYRSSGRLAYSQIGSKIFYKSSDIERIIADSETQNQSPKQIMPYEKN encoded by the coding sequence ATGGAAGTAGTAACCATTGAAAAAAGAACTTTTTCGTGTGTCTGCGAACGGTTCACCGAGTTTGCCAAACGGATAGAAAGTTTGTGTAACACTCATACCCAGAAAGTAGAAAACTGGCTGGATAGTCAGGAAGTTTGCCTGTTGTTGGGCTTTAGTAAACGAACGCTGCAATATTACCGAAGTAGTGGGCGGTTGGCTTATTCTCAAATCGGGAGTAAGATTTTTTACAAGTCTTCCGATATTGAAAGAATTATTGCGGACAGTGAAACACAAAATCAATCACCCAAACAAATTATGCCTTATGAAAAGAACTAA
- a CDS encoding BfmA/BtgA family mobilization protein → MPNSNRKTIFTTISIDKETAALVEKICKRFSLKKSEVVKLAFGYIDKAHINPSEVPESVKSELAKINKRQDDIIRFIRHYEEEQLNPMIRVTNSIALRFDTISKTLETLILSQLEASQEKQTAVLKKLSEQFCNHADVINNQSKQINALYQIHQRDYKKLLQLIQLHSELSACGVMDSKRKENLKAEISNLINT, encoded by the coding sequence ATGCCAAACAGCAATCGAAAAACGATATTTACCACCATTTCCATAGACAAGGAAACGGCAGCTTTGGTAGAGAAGATATGCAAACGCTTTTCACTGAAAAAGAGTGAAGTTGTAAAGTTGGCGTTCGGGTATATAGATAAGGCACATATCAACCCATCCGAAGTCCCTGAATCCGTAAAATCAGAACTGGCGAAAATAAATAAGAGACAGGATGATATTATCCGGTTCATCCGTCACTATGAGGAAGAACAACTGAATCCCATGATACGGGTAACAAATTCTATCGCTTTGCGCTTCGATACTATCAGCAAAACTTTGGAAACTCTTATACTCTCTCAACTGGAAGCCAGTCAGGAAAAACAAACAGCCGTGCTTAAAAAGTTAAGTGAACAATTCTGTAATCATGCAGATGTGATAAACAACCAGTCGAAACAGATTAATGCACTTTACCAGATACACCAACGGGATTATAAAAAGCTACTTCAACTGATACAACTCCATTCGGAACTGTCCGCTTGTGGTGTGATGGATAGCAAAAGGAAAGAAAACCTGAAAGCTGAAATCAGCAATCTGATAAATACATAA
- a CDS encoding site-specific integrase, which yields MARKSFSVLFFIKKGKLLKNGEAPVCMRITVNGCMVDISIKRSCPVNLWNQAKENSKGKDRMSVELNHYLEITRSHVHQIYRELETSGKVITVDLVRKLYYGVDEDNKTLLQVFREHNEQSRKLIGKDFVSKTVQRYETTTRYLEEFIKKEYQLPDIALNNLEANFISKFDAFLKIEKGCAQNSAITRLKNLKKIIRIALENDWIKKDPFAYYRFKLEETDPEFLTMDEIKIILAKEFTIKRVEQVRDVFVFCIFTGLAFSDVKDLSPEHLVKDNKGELWIRKNRQKTKIMCNIPVLPVAASILDKYKDVAECTGKLLPVLSNQRMNSYLKEIADVCGIHKNLSTHTARHSYATSICLANGVSIENVAKMLGHADTSVTKHYARVLDQNIFKDMQKVNSCLSELTI from the coding sequence ATGGCTCGAAAATCATTTTCTGTATTGTTCTTCATCAAGAAAGGCAAATTATTAAAGAACGGAGAAGCACCCGTGTGCATGAGAATCACCGTAAACGGCTGTATGGTAGATATTTCTATCAAAAGAAGTTGTCCCGTAAACCTATGGAATCAGGCAAAAGAGAATTCAAAAGGCAAAGACCGCATGTCGGTGGAACTGAACCACTACTTAGAAATCACACGTTCCCACGTACACCAAATTTATAGAGAACTGGAAACTTCCGGTAAGGTTATCACTGTTGATCTTGTTAGAAAACTGTATTATGGTGTGGACGAAGATAACAAAACGCTATTGCAGGTATTCAGAGAGCATAATGAACAAAGCCGTAAGCTGATTGGAAAAGACTTTGTAAGTAAGACCGTCCAGCGATATGAAACCACTACCCGATATTTAGAAGAATTCATTAAGAAAGAATATCAATTACCGGATATTGCCCTGAATAACTTGGAAGCCAACTTCATTTCTAAGTTCGATGCTTTTTTGAAGATTGAAAAAGGTTGTGCGCAGAACTCCGCTATCACCCGATTGAAAAATTTGAAGAAGATTATCCGCATTGCTTTGGAAAACGACTGGATAAAGAAAGATCCGTTTGCTTACTATCGCTTCAAACTGGAAGAAACAGATCCTGAATTTCTGACAATGGACGAGATTAAAATCATTCTCGCTAAAGAGTTCACAATTAAACGAGTAGAACAGGTACGTGACGTTTTTGTCTTTTGCATTTTTACTGGCTTGGCGTTCAGCGATGTGAAAGATTTATCACCCGAACACTTGGTAAAAGACAATAAAGGAGAACTTTGGATAAGGAAGAACCGCCAAAAGACCAAAATCATGTGTAACATTCCTGTGTTACCTGTGGCAGCTTCCATACTTGATAAATATAAGGATGTGGCAGAGTGTACCGGAAAACTTTTGCCTGTATTAAGCAATCAACGCATGAACAGTTATTTGAAGGAAATTGCCGATGTGTGCGGAATTCATAAAAATCTTAGTACACATACCGCCCGTCATAGCTACGCCACAAGCATTTGCCTTGCAAATGGCGTGAGTATAGAGAATGTTGCTAAGATGTTAGGTCATGCAGATACAAGCGTAACAAAACACTATGCAAGGGTATTGGATCAGAATATTTTCAAGGATATGCAAAAAGTAAATAGCTGTTTATCAGAATTAACTATATAA
- a CDS encoding LuxR C-terminal-related transcriptional regulator, which translates to MKNESIDKIEKAVENILPTSSAFINELDYSVIERKRADWLKLSELTHSIVLVFDCCTKKFVFVSNNIPQSYGIDSERLFINGHEPVLKIIHPGDIYYGLLVRKKIYSLLSSLSAEEKMKHKMVHEMRVKNVRGEYIRIIEQEQAIELDKSGNIWLMLSVIDVDASHESEITKSHLYNFETGEQIFIDLSDTLEEPLTNRELSVLQLMKQGLLSKEIANSLNVSINTINTHRQNILLKLKANNSIEAVNIAQRLGLLNSSIQ; encoded by the coding sequence ATGAAAAATGAATCAATAGATAAAATAGAAAAAGCAGTCGAAAATATTCTGCCAACATCAAGTGCTTTTATCAATGAGTTGGATTACTCTGTTATAGAACGGAAAAGAGCAGATTGGCTCAAATTGTCGGAATTAACTCATAGTATTGTGCTGGTCTTTGATTGCTGCACTAAAAAATTCGTTTTTGTATCAAATAATATCCCTCAATCATACGGAATTGACTCTGAAAGGTTATTTATCAATGGACATGAACCAGTCTTAAAAATTATTCATCCGGGTGATATATATTACGGCCTGCTTGTTAGAAAGAAAATCTACTCTTTATTAAGTAGTCTTTCCGCAGAAGAAAAAATGAAGCACAAGATGGTACATGAGATGAGAGTAAAAAATGTACGTGGTGAATATATCCGTATTATTGAACAGGAGCAAGCAATAGAATTGGATAAATCTGGTAATATTTGGCTTATGCTTTCGGTTATTGATGTTGATGCAAGTCATGAATCAGAAATAACCAAAAGCCACCTATATAATTTTGAAACAGGAGAACAGATATTTATTGATTTGTCAGATACCTTAGAAGAACCATTGACCAATAGGGAGTTGAGCGTCTTGCAATTAATGAAACAAGGCTTATTAAGCAAAGAAATTGCAAACTCTTTAAATGTTAGTATCAATACAATAAACACTCATAGGCAAAACATACTATTAAAATTAAAAGCAAACAATTCTATTGAAGCTGTTAATATTGCTCAAAGGTTGGGCTTATTAAACAGCTCGATTCAATAA
- a CDS encoding 3-keto-disaccharide hydrolase, with translation MKKRMLSMAVMAAAFLCFGSDASAQKTTKLFNGKDLAGWNFVVDKNSVPAEQVYSVKDGVINIAGQPFGYMYTKEKYGNYKLHVEWRWPNGEEKANSGIFLLIADPANPFPNGIECQLCAGKAGDFVLLNGSDLAEFQNKPGTPRPAFPVVERKVANSEKPAGEWNEANIFVKDGVITVYINGVYQNTGTNKVKEGYIGLQSEGKEVQFRNVTVTSW, from the coding sequence ATGAAAAAAAGAATGTTATCGATGGCAGTAATGGCTGCCGCCTTTTTGTGTTTCGGAAGTGATGCAAGTGCACAGAAAACAACTAAGTTGTTCAACGGGAAAGACCTTGCCGGCTGGAACTTCGTTGTCGACAAGAATTCTGTCCCTGCCGAACAGGTATATTCCGTAAAAGACGGCGTCATCAACATCGCAGGACAACCCTTCGGATATATGTACACGAAAGAAAAATACGGCAATTATAAATTGCATGTCGAGTGGCGCTGGCCAAACGGCGAAGAGAAAGCGAACAGTGGTATTTTCCTCCTGATCGCCGATCCGGCCAACCCATTCCCTAACGGAATCGAATGCCAGTTGTGTGCCGGCAAGGCCGGAGACTTCGTCCTGCTAAACGGATCGGACCTGGCCGAGTTCCAGAACAAACCGGGCACGCCGAGACCAGCATTCCCAGTGGTAGAACGCAAAGTGGCCAACAGCGAGAAACCTGCCGGTGAATGGAACGAAGCTAATATCTTCGTAAAAGACGGTGTCATCACGGTTTACATCAACGGCGTTTACCAGAACACCGGAACAAACAAGGTGAAGGAAGGTTACATCGGACTGCAAAGCGAAGGCAAAGAAGTACAATTCCGCAACGTGACGGTCACTTCATGGTAA
- a CDS encoding helix-turn-helix domain-containing protein, whose product MYIDNENFERWMEKLSKKLTEIGQDLKSLINTDTVLDDNEKILDNQDLAFLLKVSFRTLQRYRVNKQLPYFTIGRKTYYRAVDIRAFVRERADSQTYKQFEKANQLANQP is encoded by the coding sequence ATGTATATAGACAACGAAAACTTCGAGAGGTGGATGGAGAAACTATCCAAGAAACTCACTGAAATCGGACAAGACTTGAAATCACTCATCAATACTGATACGGTACTAGATGATAATGAGAAAATTCTCGATAATCAAGATTTAGCTTTTCTTTTGAAAGTATCTTTCCGAACTCTTCAACGCTACAGAGTAAATAAACAACTTCCTTATTTCACTATCGGAAGGAAAACCTATTATCGGGCTGTAGATATTCGAGCTTTTGTTCGTGAACGTGCTGATTCTCAAACCTACAAACAGTTTGAAAAAGCCAATCAGTTGGCTAATCAACCTTGA
- the ettA gene encoding energy-dependent translational throttle protein EttA — MADDKKIIFSMVGVSKIFPPQKQVLKNIYLSFFYGAKIGIIGLNGSGKSTLLKIIAGIEKEYQGEVVFSPGYSVGYLEQDPKLEPGKTVKEIVQEGVQDIVDTLKEYEEVNEKFGDPEVLEDPDKMDALINRQAELQDKIDATDAWNLDSRLERAMDALRCPPEDQVVDTLSGGERRRVALCRLLLQQPDVLLLDEPTNHLDAESIDWLEQHLQQYAGTVICITHDRYFLDHVAGWILELDRGEGIPWKGNYSSWLDQKTKRMAQEEKQASKRRKTLERELEWINMAPKARQAKGKARLNSYEALLNEDQKEREAKLEIFIPNGPRLGNKVIEAQHVAKAFGDKLLFDDLNFMLPPNGIVGVIGPNGAGKTTLFKMIMGMESIDKGSFEVGETVKVGYADQTHKDIDPKKTVYQVVSGGQEFIRVGGKEVNSRAYLSKFNFAGADQEKLCGVLSGGERNRLHLALTLKAEANVLLLDEPTNDIDVNTLRALEEGLENFAGCAVVVSHDRWFLDRICTHILSFEGDSNVVFYEGSYSEYEEYKRKQLGDVEPKRVRYRKLIVD; from the coding sequence ATGGCAGACGACAAGAAAATTATTTTCTCGATGGTAGGCGTGAGTAAAATCTTTCCGCCTCAAAAACAAGTATTGAAAAATATTTACCTGTCCTTTTTCTATGGAGCGAAGATCGGAATCATCGGTTTGAACGGTTCCGGTAAATCTACATTGCTGAAAATTATTGCCGGTATCGAAAAAGAATACCAGGGAGAAGTGGTTTTCTCACCCGGATATTCCGTTGGATATCTGGAGCAGGACCCGAAACTGGAACCGGGCAAGACGGTAAAAGAAATCGTACAGGAAGGTGTACAGGATATCGTAGACACCCTCAAAGAATATGAAGAAGTAAACGAAAAGTTCGGCGATCCTGAAGTGCTCGAAGATCCGGACAAGATGGACGCCCTCATCAACCGACAGGCCGAATTGCAAGACAAGATAGATGCAACCGACGCATGGAACCTCGACAGCCGCTTGGAAAGGGCGATGGACGCCTTGCGCTGCCCGCCTGAAGATCAGGTAGTCGATACGCTGTCGGGAGGCGAACGCCGCCGTGTAGCTCTCTGCCGTTTATTGCTGCAACAGCCGGACGTCCTGTTACTGGACGAACCGACCAACCACTTGGATGCCGAATCGATCGATTGGCTGGAGCAACATTTACAGCAATATGCGGGTACGGTTATCTGTATTACGCACGACCGTTACTTCCTCGACCATGTAGCCGGATGGATTCTGGAACTGGACCGCGGAGAAGGTATCCCCTGGAAAGGAAACTACTCTTCTTGGCTGGATCAAAAGACCAAACGTATGGCACAGGAAGAAAAGCAGGCAAGCAAACGTCGTAAGACACTGGAACGCGAACTGGAATGGATCAATATGGCTCCGAAAGCCCGCCAGGCAAAAGGCAAGGCCCGTCTGAATTCGTACGAAGCTCTTTTGAACGAAGACCAGAAAGAACGGGAGGCCAAACTGGAAATCTTTATCCCGAATGGTCCACGCTTGGGTAACAAGGTGATCGAGGCTCAGCATGTAGCAAAGGCGTTCGGCGACAAACTGCTGTTTGACGACCTGAACTTCATGTTACCACCGAACGGAATCGTCGGTGTGATCGGTCCGAACGGTGCGGGTAAGACCACGCTGTTCAAAATGATCATGGGAATGGAAAGCATCGACAAAGGCTCTTTCGAAGTGGGTGAAACAGTAAAGGTCGGTTATGCAGACCAGACACATAAAGACATCGATCCGAAAAAGACCGTTTATCAGGTCGTTTCCGGTGGACAGGAGTTCATCCGCGTAGGTGGTAAGGAAGTCAACTCCCGCGCCTATCTCTCCAAATTCAATTTTGCGGGAGCCGACCAGGAAAAACTCTGCGGCGTGCTCTCCGGTGGTGAACGAAACCGCTTGCATCTGGCCCTCACACTGAAAGCCGAGGCGAATGTGCTGCTGCTTGACGAACCAACCAACGATATCGATGTGAACACACTTCGAGCACTCGAAGAAGGTTTGGAGAACTTCGCCGGTTGTGCGGTGGTTGTTTCTCACGACCGTTGGTTCCTCGACCGTATTTGTACACATATCCTTTCGTTCGAAGGAGATTCGAATGTCGTGTTCTACGAAGGTTCCTACTCTGAATATGAAGAGTACAAGCGCAAACAGTTGGGCGATGTGGAACCGAAACGTGTCCGTTATCGTAAACTTATTGTTGATTAA
- a CDS encoding AMP-binding protein gives MDNRFLGLIERSMKEHWDLPAFSDYNGHTFHFKDVARRIEKFHILLEHAGIKKGDKVAIVGRNSSSWAICFFGILAYGAVAVPILHEFKPDNIHHIVNHSGAKAVLAGSSNWENMNEKMMPDVKLFMMLDNFSIIDCKNKEVRTVRDRINEYFGKKYPRSFTANDVKYHIEAPEELAVLNYTSGTTSFSKGVMIPYRSLWSNTQFAYDRLPFIHPGDNIVCMLPMAHMYGLAFEVLNSVNKGCHVHFLTRTPSPKIIAEAFATVRPALILAVPLIIEKIIKNKVFPELEKPLIKLLLKVPYIDQKVREKIAQKLEASFGGNFGEIVIGGAAINKEVETFLKSINFRYTVGYGMTECGPLVSYEQWDTFKQGSVGRVVDRMEIRIDSNDPENEVGEILVRGMNVMLGYYKNLEATKAVMLPDGWLRTGDLGTLDKDGFLYIRGRSKSMILSSNGQNIYPEEIEDRLNNMLYVAESLIISQGGKLVALIYPDWEQVDKAGIQHSEIEGLMQQNIDQLNTEMPAYSKVSCFKLYQEEFEKTPKRSIKRYLYQPAEEN, from the coding sequence ATGGATAATCGTTTCTTGGGCCTTATAGAGAGAAGCATGAAGGAACATTGGGACCTCCCCGCCTTCTCTGATTACAACGGACATACCTTTCACTTCAAAGACGTCGCACGGCGGATAGAGAAGTTCCACATCCTGCTGGAACACGCCGGTATCAAGAAAGGCGACAAAGTGGCCATCGTCGGGCGTAACTCTTCTAGCTGGGCGATCTGCTTTTTCGGAATATTAGCATACGGAGCTGTTGCTGTGCCGATCCTGCATGAATTCAAACCCGACAATATCCATCACATCGTCAACCATTCGGGAGCGAAAGCCGTACTGGCAGGCTCCAGCAACTGGGAGAACATGAACGAAAAGATGATGCCGGATGTCAAGCTGTTCATGATGCTGGACAACTTCTCCATCATCGACTGCAAGAATAAGGAGGTACGCACCGTACGCGACCGCATCAACGAATATTTCGGCAAGAAATACCCCCGTTCCTTCACCGCCAACGACGTGAAATATCATATCGAGGCCCCGGAGGAACTGGCTGTCCTGAACTATACATCAGGCACGACCAGCTTCTCGAAAGGGGTCATGATCCCCTACCGCAGCTTGTGGAGCAACACGCAGTTTGCCTACGACCGCCTGCCGTTCATCCATCCGGGGGACAACATCGTCTGTATGTTACCTATGGCACATATGTACGGGTTGGCGTTTGAAGTGCTGAACTCCGTCAACAAAGGCTGCCACGTTCATTTCCTGACACGCACACCAAGTCCGAAAATCATTGCGGAAGCATTTGCGACGGTTCGCCCGGCTTTGATCCTTGCCGTGCCACTCATCATCGAGAAGATCATCAAGAACAAGGTCTTCCCCGAACTGGAAAAGCCGTTGATCAAATTGCTGCTGAAAGTGCCGTACATCGACCAAAAGGTACGCGAAAAGATCGCCCAAAAGCTAGAAGCCTCTTTCGGTGGAAACTTCGGCGAAATCGTGATCGGCGGTGCAGCCATTAATAAAGAGGTAGAGACGTTCCTCAAATCCATCAACTTCCGTTATACGGTAGGTTACGGGATGACAGAATGCGGACCGCTGGTTTCCTACGAACAGTGGGACACGTTTAAACAAGGTTCGGTAGGCCGTGTCGTCGACCGCATGGAAATCCGGATCGACTCGAACGATCCGGAAAACGAAGTAGGCGAAATCCTGGTTCGCGGTATGAACGTGATGTTAGGCTACTACAAGAATCTGGAGGCGACGAAAGCGGTAATGCTACCCGACGGTTGGTTACGGACAGGTGATTTGGGGACACTTGACAAAGATGGTTTCCTTTATATCCGCGGACGAAGCAAAAGCATGATCCTAAGCTCCAACGGACAGAACATCTACCCCGAAGAGATAGAAGACCGTCTGAACAATATGTTGTACGTGGCGGAGTCGTTGATCATTTCGCAGGGAGGAAAACTGGTTGCACTGATCTATCCAGACTGGGAACAGGTGGACAAGGCTGGCATCCAACACTCTGAAATCGAAGGGCTGATGCAACAGAACATCGACCAGCTGAATACCGAAATGCCCGCCTACAGCAAAGTGTCCTGCTTCAAGCTTTATCAGGAAGAATTCGAAAAGACACCGAAACGGAGCATTAAGCGGTATTTATATCAGCCCGCAGAGGAAAATTAA